A stretch of DNA from Methanobrevibacter gottschalkii DSM 11977:
TGTTCCTTGAACATGTTCATTTCCTGGATATCCATTATATGCATCGTTTTGACGAATGATGTCTGTTGCACTAAGGTTTGTTTCAGTACCATTTATTTTAAGTGGTCTGATTGAATCAATAATGCTGTCAATACCTTTATCATAAACAACAACTACTGCATCAGCATGCATTCCTGTACGAACTTCTACAATTTCCTTTGCATTTTGCATACCTTCACCCAGTCCATTCCATAGACAGTCGTGAAGCATCATTGGTCCTTGAAGGCCTCCAGGTGCTGATTTTGTAGGGTGTGTCATTCCACCAGGATATATTGGTGTATAGTTTTTAAGTGAACCGTTTTCTAAACGGATCATGAATGCCATATCTACTCCACCGTTTGGCTGTTCTTCTTTATCAGATGCTAATACTAATATATTCTTAGTTTCATGAGATAAGTCAGGTGTCATAAATAATGTACCTACAATAAACGCTACCAATCCTAAAAGGATTACAAGAAGGATGGCAATAATTAGTTTTTTGCTTCTTTTCATTATATCCACTTACCTAAAATTAAATTTACTATATTTATTTTTCAAAATAAGTTTAAAAATAAATTTTATATTATTATTATGTTCTATTGAGTTATATATATTTTAAGAATTATCGGCTATTTTCTATCTTTTTTCTTTCTATTCTGAAATTTTATTTTTAGGATTATTTTTCATAAATTATAAAGCATATGTTTAAAAAACTTTTAAGTAGGTGATTTTATGGAAGATGTTTATGATTGGAAAGGGATTAATGGGCAAATTATGACTTTTAAAAAAGAAGTGGTGATGCTAAAAAGATTACTTATATTGGATCACCGGGTGTATGCACTCCTTTTGCCGAGTT
This window harbors:
- a CDS encoding DUF4012 domain-containing protein, with amino-acid sequence MKRSKKLIIAILLVILLGLVAFIVGTLFMTPDLSHETKNILVLASDKEEQPNGGVDMAFMIRLENGSLKNYTPIYPGGMTHPTKSAPGGLQGPMMLHDCLWNGLGEGMQNAKEIVEVRTGMHADAVVVVYDKGIDSIIDSIRPLKINGTETNLSATDIIRQNDAYNGYPGNEHVQGTMSRSDAVMVLAKALANTAKDPVKKSTMVQTALKEYSNGNIIMEPQGSFTKLLATKGFESIT